A region of Fibrobacter succinogenes subsp. succinogenes S85 DNA encodes the following proteins:
- a CDS encoding SpoIIE family protein phosphatase, translating to MKNIHKYILIVLICGLIFFILGYPCRELFRISSTTEVRIVAALPLLFGISFGFAGVLGCAIANLIADIISGYDAIIFIPGFFVQIIYGYVPAVIWNRLRKNDKNKFKLDKVYKNVQYMLIVIFDSLATAFMVVSVIKLKYDEQYFSMLSANIFFNQFITMVIIGIPYLICASLFRQRKIRKKQKKSTKFIFSFSLNEKFILFFLVTSIVISVAIGITSYPSIALKYGEDNLNLWSYVYFYIGAILNIGIWVSLGFLYYMERTVTKPIESMSEIAKTFGQNTDIYERIHNTLQKCQQYIYFTSEVGKLARSYEEIATELDEYVKHLTEATAKQQKVHTELSIATTIQRASLSKPVEVDGFDNYAMMRPALEVGGDFYDNLMIDDDHLALVIADVSGKGVPAALFMMVSKIVLRHNLQQGLSPAEALNRANDELAEHNVHDMFVTCLCGVLNIKTGHLVYANAGHEKPFIKHENGDFEVATLKSGFVLAGMEGYKYKEFEAQLKPGDTIFTYTDGVPEATNEKDEEFGMERLQKVLNDSKDDSIRLLCRKVRMAVKEFAGNAPQFDDITMLAFKMK from the coding sequence ATGAAGAACATTCATAAATACATACTTATCGTTTTAATCTGCGGGCTTATTTTCTTTATTCTCGGCTACCCCTGCCGAGAGCTTTTCCGAATTTCCAGCACAACCGAAGTCCGCATCGTGGCAGCACTACCCCTATTGTTTGGCATATCGTTTGGATTTGCTGGCGTCCTCGGCTGCGCCATCGCAAACCTCATTGCAGATATCATCTCCGGTTATGACGCAATTATCTTCATCCCGGGATTTTTCGTCCAGATTATTTACGGTTACGTCCCCGCCGTGATTTGGAACAGGCTCCGCAAAAACGACAAGAACAAGTTCAAGCTAGACAAGGTTTACAAGAACGTGCAATACATGCTCATCGTCATTTTCGATTCACTCGCCACCGCATTCATGGTCGTGAGCGTCATCAAGCTCAAGTACGATGAGCAGTACTTTTCAATGCTCTCGGCAAACATTTTCTTCAACCAGTTCATTACGATGGTGATTATCGGTATCCCGTACCTAATCTGCGCCTCGCTCTTTCGCCAACGCAAAATACGCAAGAAGCAGAAAAAATCGACAAAGTTCATCTTTTCCTTTTCACTTAACGAAAAATTCATCTTGTTCTTCCTGGTCACGAGTATCGTTATTTCCGTAGCAATCGGTATTACAAGCTACCCAAGTATCGCACTTAAATACGGCGAGGACAACCTCAACCTTTGGAGTTACGTTTACTTTTACATCGGAGCCATACTGAATATCGGCATTTGGGTTTCACTCGGATTCCTCTACTACATGGAACGCACCGTTACAAAGCCTATCGAAAGCATGAGCGAAATTGCAAAGACATTCGGCCAGAACACGGACATTTACGAAAGAATCCACAACACGCTGCAGAAATGCCAACAGTACATCTACTTCACCTCCGAAGTCGGGAAACTCGCCCGTTCATACGAAGAAATAGCAACGGAGCTCGACGAATACGTGAAGCACTTGACCGAAGCCACGGCAAAGCAGCAGAAGGTCCATACGGAGCTTTCCATTGCAACGACCATCCAGCGAGCATCGCTATCGAAGCCCGTAGAAGTGGATGGTTTCGACAATTACGCCATGATGCGCCCAGCACTTGAAGTGGGTGGTGACTTTTACGACAACCTCATGATTGACGATGACCATTTAGCTCTCGTAATTGCAGACGTCTCGGGCAAGGGCGTCCCTGCCGCACTCTTTATGATGGTCTCCAAAATTGTGCTAAGGCACAACCTGCAACAAGGCCTCTCGCCCGCCGAAGCGCTCAACCGCGCAAACGACGAACTCGCCGAACACAACGTTCACGACATGTTTGTCACATGCCTTTGCGGCGTGCTGAATATCAAGACCGGCCACCTCGTCTACGCCAACGCTGGTCACGAAAAGCCGTTCATAAAGCATGAGAACGGAGATTTCGAAGTCGCCACTCTCAAAAGCGGATTCGTCCTCGCCGGCATGGAAGGCTACAAGTACAAGGAATTCGAAGCGCAGCTTAAGCCAGGCGACACGATTTTTACCTACACCGATGGAGTCCCCGAAGCCACAAACGAAAAGGACGAAGAATTCGGCATGGAACGCTTGCAGAAAGTCCTGAACGATTCCAAGGACGACTCAATCCGCCTCCTGTGCCGTAAAGTCCGCATGGCGGTCAAGGAATTCGCCGGGAACGCCCCGCAGTTTGACGACATCACGATGCTCGCCTTCAAGATGAAGTAG
- a CDS encoding GNAT family N-acetyltransferase, with the protein METDRFLLRPWRESDAEALFKYASDPDVGPRAGWEPHKNVEESLQIIRTIFGGDHMWAIELKETGEPIGCIGYLLKGESNINVGENEAEAGYWIAKPYWNKGICTEALKLMIDYCFNEKHLDVLWSDFFINNPASGRVMEKCGFRETGEMRYCENLYGGSKRPVKVMRLCRNG; encoded by the coding sequence ATGGAAACAGATAGATTTTTACTGCGCCCGTGGCGCGAAAGCGATGCCGAAGCTTTGTTCAAATACGCTAGCGATCCAGATGTGGGTCCACGCGCCGGTTGGGAACCGCACAAGAACGTAGAAGAAAGCCTGCAAATCATCCGCACAATTTTTGGCGGTGATCACATGTGGGCCATTGAACTGAAAGAGACAGGAGAACCCATCGGTTGCATCGGCTACCTGCTCAAAGGCGAAAGCAACATCAATGTTGGCGAGAACGAAGCCGAAGCAGGCTACTGGATTGCAAAGCCTTACTGGAACAAAGGAATTTGTACTGAAGCGTTAAAGCTGATGATAGACTATTGCTTCAACGAAAAACACCTAGACGTTCTCTGGAGCGACTTTTTCATCAACAATCCCGCCTCCGGACGCGTGATGGAAAAATGCGGATTCCGCGAAACCGGCGAAATGCGCTACTGCGAAAATCTTTATGGCGGCAGCAAGCGCCCCGTGAAAGTGATGAGACTCTGTCGAAACGGATAA
- a CDS encoding NAD(P)H-dependent oxidoreductase, which yields MTLVLNTLESGDCSEQIKALFADKNEEIEIINTADLKIMHCMGCNNCWLKTPGVCSIKDDYEIILKKMVAAENFWVVADTKFGFIDYRGKRVLDRIVPMLNMYIEIRDGWERHQLRYHPLNFGFIYKGNGNRELLEEWSMRVARNLAGRSLGVISLDQNGSCENTAEMPSDSAAAPIKTAAPAADEHVIIINGSPRVKKNSNTNKIVHAFAEGLEKAGITHKLYSLSNHAEWDEAREAFMTNDNIIIAVPLFVECLPSLLLEFLSTLPTERKQPAKLSFILHGGFDEGHQLRLGEKFLQSLPAQLGCTSGGVLVKGGSFLLRNRENSYIKKMTDKILASYTTMGQSFARNGSFSSSEAKKFTGFEKNPKIGILLFNLIFKRIVKKNFERIAQEWGCSEPLDAKPY from the coding sequence ATGACTTTAGTTTTGAACACATTGGAATCGGGCGATTGCTCGGAACAGATTAAAGCACTATTTGCAGACAAAAACGAAGAAATAGAAATCATCAACACTGCTGATTTAAAAATTATGCATTGCATGGGCTGCAACAATTGCTGGCTTAAAACACCCGGCGTTTGCAGTATCAAGGACGATTACGAAATCATCCTCAAAAAAATGGTCGCAGCCGAAAACTTCTGGGTTGTGGCAGATACGAAATTTGGTTTTATTGACTACCGCGGCAAGCGAGTTTTGGATCGCATCGTCCCGATGCTAAACATGTACATCGAAATCCGCGACGGTTGGGAACGTCATCAGTTGCGTTATCACCCACTGAATTTCGGCTTCATATACAAGGGTAATGGCAACCGCGAACTGCTCGAAGAATGGAGCATGCGAGTCGCCAGAAATTTAGCAGGGCGTTCGCTAGGAGTTATTAGTTTAGACCAAAATGGGAGTTGTGAGAACACCGCGGAAATGCCGTCCGATAGCGCCGCGGCACCAATCAAAACTGCCGCACCCGCCGCCGACGAACACGTCATCATAATTAACGGAAGCCCACGCGTCAAGAAGAATAGCAACACAAACAAGATTGTCCATGCTTTTGCTGAAGGACTCGAAAAAGCGGGAATCACGCACAAGCTTTATTCACTCTCGAACCATGCCGAATGGGACGAAGCGCGCGAAGCATTCATGACGAATGACAACATCATCATTGCCGTGCCGCTCTTTGTAGAATGTCTGCCGAGTTTGTTGCTCGAATTTTTAAGTACACTCCCCACGGAACGCAAGCAACCAGCAAAACTCTCGTTCATTCTCCACGGCGGTTTTGACGAAGGTCACCAGCTGCGACTCGGTGAAAAATTCTTGCAGTCGCTCCCGGCTCAGCTCGGATGCACCAGCGGTGGCGTCCTCGTGAAAGGCGGCAGTTTCTTGCTACGCAATCGCGAAAACAGCTACATCAAAAAGATGACCGACAAGATACTCGCCTCTTACACAACCATGGGACAATCTTTCGCCCGCAACGGAAGCTTCTCAAGTTCAGAAGCAAAGAAATTTACAGGCTTCGAAAAAAATCCAAAGATAGGAATCCTGCTATTCAACCTCATTTTCAAGCGCATCGTCAAAAAGAATTTCGAGCGAATCGCACAAGAATGGGGATGCTCGGAACCGTTGGACGCTAAACCATATTAA
- a CDS encoding CatA-like O-acetyltransferase, family 2 produces the protein MAKEIDPKSTTRAKAFEFWMQAPNPMVTFFKTLNVTRLVKVSKKHGLKFNMLMDYCIGKAAASVKEFYMLPVNGKLMQYDSIAVNTIIKNDEGEVSSCDIPYSEDLATFNRNYLKYTKIVAESCQDWDLSENSMVIGTSAIIDTEIDGAVGMNSGIFNNPFMIWGRYRKRLFRYELPVSFQFHHTQMDGAHAGKFLANLQQAIEELR, from the coding sequence ATGGCAAAAGAAATTGATCCGAAAAGCACAACCAGAGCAAAAGCATTTGAGTTTTGGATGCAAGCACCAAATCCGATGGTAACATTTTTCAAAACGCTTAACGTCACAAGACTCGTGAAGGTGAGCAAAAAGCACGGTTTGAAATTCAACATGCTTATGGATTACTGCATCGGCAAGGCAGCGGCAAGCGTTAAGGAGTTTTACATGCTCCCAGTCAACGGCAAGCTCATGCAATACGATTCGATTGCGGTGAATACAATCATAAAAAACGACGAAGGCGAAGTCAGCTCTTGCGACATCCCATATTCCGAAGATTTGGCGACGTTCAACCGCAACTACCTCAAGTACACAAAAATCGTGGCGGAAAGTTGCCAGGATTGGGACTTGTCCGAGAACAGCATGGTCATTGGCACTTCGGCTATTATCGATACAGAAATCGACGGCGCGGTCGGCATGAATTCCGGCATTTTCAACAACCCGTTTATGATTTGGGGACGTTACAGGAAACGTCTTTTCCGCTATGAATTGCCGGTTTCGTTCCAGTTCCACCACACGCAAATGGACGGGGCTCACGCCGGAAAGTTCCTTGCGAACTTGCAACAAGCAATTGAGGAACTTCGATAA
- a CDS encoding TetR/AcrR family transcriptional regulator, producing the protein MSTKEKILETALTLFAKNGYDGTSVEQIAQDVGIKAPSLYKHFKGKEDILNSLIDIAETRYEESFGSAKKVGTIPESIDGFIREMLKRIRFTMSDPIIKKMRVFLVQEQFRSERLAEITTRHQVDGLQQMYQKILETLMTAGIIVKDDPEMLATEITAPVALWISKVDRQPKCEKEALKFIEKHLQHFFKTYANGNR; encoded by the coding sequence ATGTCTACAAAAGAAAAAATTCTCGAAACCGCATTAACGCTATTTGCCAAAAACGGGTACGACGGCACAAGCGTGGAGCAAATCGCCCAGGATGTCGGCATCAAGGCGCCGTCGCTTTACAAGCACTTCAAGGGTAAAGAGGATATTCTGAACTCGCTAATCGATATCGCCGAAACGCGTTACGAAGAATCATTCGGTTCCGCGAAGAAAGTCGGCACAATCCCAGAAAGTATCGACGGTTTCATTCGCGAGATGTTAAAGCGCATCCGCTTTACAATGAGCGACCCGATTATCAAGAAGATGCGTGTTTTCTTGGTGCAGGAACAGTTCCGCAGCGAGCGCCTTGCCGAAATCACGACAAGGCATCAAGTGGACGGGCTTCAGCAAATGTACCAGAAAATTCTCGAAACGTTGATGACTGCCGGTATCATCGTCAAAGACGACCCGGAAATGCTAGCAACAGAAATCACCGCGCCAGTCGCACTTTGGATTTCTAAGGTCGATCGCCAGCCGAAATGCGAAAAAGAAGCTCTCAAATTCATCGAGAAGCACTTACAGCATTTTTTCAAGACATACGCAAATGGAAACAGATAG
- a CDS encoding TIGR02147 family protein yields MKPVTEYRDYRCCMQDFYDERKRTSSFTWREFARLAGFTSPTYLKLVCEGKSSLSELGIERVAAAMNLGGFENAYFRNLVRYNQAKDDETKKTAFANMRNIADANKIRVVDGDAFTYFESWKNPVLRELVAMMPGATPEDVAQMCWNPITADEVRNSLDFMVRVGILQRKSENVYEQTDKALVGNSEVMPLVVRSMHREMAGFAQKAIDQFDVHDRDVSGVTMGIDRETYEQIVRELDSCRRKIVAIANTSKEPCQVYRLNLQMFPLSKNTHKKDEG; encoded by the coding sequence ATGAAACCAGTAACAGAATATCGTGATTATCGCTGCTGCATGCAGGATTTTTATGATGAGCGTAAGAGGACTAGCTCGTTTACGTGGCGTGAATTCGCGCGTCTGGCAGGCTTTACGTCGCCAACTTACTTGAAGTTGGTGTGTGAAGGGAAAAGCAGCCTTAGCGAGTTGGGGATTGAAAGAGTCGCTGCGGCTATGAATTTGGGCGGCTTTGAAAATGCTTATTTTCGCAATTTGGTGCGGTATAACCAAGCGAAGGATGACGAAACGAAAAAGACCGCCTTTGCAAACATGAGAAATATTGCGGACGCTAACAAAATTCGAGTGGTCGATGGGGATGCGTTCACGTATTTTGAATCCTGGAAAAATCCGGTTCTGCGTGAACTGGTGGCGATGATGCCTGGGGCTACTCCCGAAGATGTTGCTCAAATGTGCTGGAACCCGATTACTGCCGATGAAGTCCGTAATTCCCTGGATTTTATGGTGAGAGTCGGGATTTTGCAACGCAAGTCCGAAAATGTCTATGAGCAGACGGATAAGGCCTTGGTCGGTAATTCCGAAGTGATGCCTTTGGTTGTTCGCTCCATGCACCGTGAAATGGCGGGCTTTGCACAGAAGGCTATAGATCAGTTTGATGTCCATGATCGCGACGTTTCCGGTGTGACCATGGGTATTGATCGCGAAACTTATGAACAGATTGTGCGGGAATTGGATTCCTGTCGCAGAAAGATTGTGGCGATTGCCAACACGAGTAAGGAACCATGTCAAGTTTATCGCTTGAACTTGCAGATGTTTCCTTTGTCAAAAAATACACATAAAAAAGATGAGGGCTGA
- a CDS encoding zinc ribbon domain-containing protein, with protein MELKFCQSCGMPLTPEILGTNADGSKNDEYCIYCYKDGAFTGDFNMEQMVEFCSQFVDEFNKNTGKNLTREEYKAELRKYFPTLKRWKSSDAELPHANSPIKQKLIEEVNALNIKDMPTIDNLFVLQGSFINQEYKINGNSVKLLDDNASYWGNQVEKQNAEGRCYGIACDERYILVSEYGKNGADAEIVVFKRR; from the coding sequence ATGGAATTAAAATTTTGTCAGAGCTGCGGAATGCCGCTCACACCAGAAATCCTCGGCACAAACGCCGACGGCAGTAAGAACGATGAATACTGCATCTACTGCTACAAAGACGGTGCATTCACCGGTGATTTCAACATGGAACAGATGGTTGAATTCTGCTCGCAGTTCGTCGATGAATTCAACAAGAACACCGGCAAGAACCTCACCCGCGAAGAGTACAAGGCAGAACTCCGCAAGTATTTCCCGACTCTCAAGCGTTGGAAATCAAGCGACGCAGAGCTCCCGCATGCAAACTCCCCCATCAAGCAAAAGCTGATCGAAGAAGTTAACGCGCTTAACATCAAGGACATGCCGACCATCGACAACCTCTTTGTATTGCAGGGATCGTTTATCAATCAGGAATACAAGATCAACGGCAACAGCGTCAAGCTCTTGGACGATAACGCAAGCTACTGGGGCAACCAGGTCGAAAAGCAAAATGCTGAAGGCCGCTGCTACGGAATCGCCTGCGACGAGCGCTACATTCTCGTGAGCGAATACGGCAAGAACGGCGCCGATGCAGAAATCGTCGTATTCAAAAGACGGTAA
- a CDS encoding 3'-5' exonuclease, with translation MTVRADVTPDNPSRAEIDFSRIANLLDDNWLVWMNRSWYFDNDTTGSVLREVDAVLYHRKYGLLLVECKAGKISARTQNQTGNVVWMQSGKSMAKPPHMQVASLIAPLHEYMKLLLKAPQNKEFYRVRVQWAVCFSDMENMEGIPLSEIPRKRALLKPDMQDVNKFEERLIEILQTPEESHGGRPYPNDYLDEDAFFALRNFFDGIGDMQTAADALREDSYYSEQATEMQQMMMDSISRNNRVRIEGVAGSGKSRMVVWEALRLSKIGKSVAIACYNDLLAEELRKEVESALAKERKIVTAKYGRDGGVGFGKIEVNVYADWCKKYAKAVKELPKMGADKSQYYDKELPKAFTNAQTKLFKDKKQREKMFFDAVIIDEAQDFASEWIDSLIGLLRDKERGYARIFYDPAQRLYAKRNGIENAQVKAMPVMVLKRAFRNTKKILEWIYKNTNIRLQSYNNTPQGYPVKEYRYRDSSEQEQLLLNSYNELVRKYELKPSEILVVSMHSEARSGIKNISNDTFAWNKVGGKKLIQDKVNIVSAYRIKGLDTMAVILVDVEEPTETSKREDWKRLLLVGATRAKKLLTVIRKKA, from the coding sequence ATGACCGTCCGCGCCGATGTTACCCCTGATAATCCGTCCCGTGCAGAAATCGACTTTTCACGAATAGCCAACTTACTTGACGACAATTGGCTCGTCTGGATGAACAGATCCTGGTATTTCGACAACGACACCACAGGCTCCGTCCTGCGTGAAGTTGACGCGGTTCTTTACCATCGCAAGTACGGCCTCCTCCTTGTCGAATGCAAAGCCGGGAAAATTTCCGCCCGAACACAAAACCAAACAGGCAATGTTGTCTGGATGCAAAGCGGAAAGTCCATGGCGAAACCGCCACACATGCAAGTCGCCTCGCTAATCGCCCCGCTACACGAATACATGAAACTATTGCTCAAAGCACCCCAGAACAAAGAATTCTACAGAGTGCGCGTACAATGGGCCGTATGTTTCAGCGACATGGAGAACATGGAAGGCATTCCTCTCTCGGAAATTCCGAGAAAACGAGCCCTTTTAAAGCCCGACATGCAAGACGTGAACAAGTTTGAAGAACGTTTAATCGAAATTCTTCAAACCCCCGAAGAATCCCATGGCGGGCGCCCCTACCCGAACGACTATCTTGACGAAGATGCCTTCTTTGCGCTCCGCAACTTTTTTGACGGCATCGGCGACATGCAAACCGCCGCAGACGCGCTCCGCGAAGACAGCTACTATTCCGAGCAAGCCACAGAAATGCAGCAGATGATGATGGACTCCATCTCCCGGAACAACCGCGTGAGAATTGAAGGCGTGGCAGGCTCCGGAAAATCGCGCATGGTCGTCTGGGAAGCTTTGCGACTTTCCAAAATCGGTAAAAGCGTCGCCATCGCCTGCTACAACGACCTGCTCGCCGAAGAACTACGCAAAGAAGTGGAATCCGCCCTCGCCAAAGAACGCAAAATCGTCACCGCCAAATACGGGCGCGACGGAGGAGTCGGTTTTGGGAAAATCGAAGTCAACGTTTACGCCGACTGGTGCAAAAAATACGCCAAGGCTGTAAAAGAACTGCCAAAAATGGGCGCCGACAAATCGCAGTATTACGACAAGGAACTGCCCAAAGCATTCACCAACGCCCAGACAAAACTGTTCAAGGACAAGAAGCAGCGCGAAAAGATGTTCTTTGACGCCGTCATTATCGACGAAGCGCAGGACTTTGCCAGCGAATGGATTGACTCGCTCATAGGCCTCTTGCGCGATAAGGAGCGCGGATACGCACGTATTTTCTATGACCCGGCACAGCGACTTTACGCCAAGAGAAACGGCATTGAAAACGCACAAGTGAAAGCGATGCCCGTCATGGTTCTCAAGCGAGCATTCCGCAACACCAAGAAAATTCTGGAGTGGATTTACAAGAACACCAACATTCGCTTGCAGAGCTATAACAACACGCCGCAAGGCTACCCTGTCAAGGAATATCGCTATAGAGACTCATCGGAACAAGAGCAGTTACTGCTCAACAGCTACAATGAACTCGTTCGAAAGTACGAACTCAAGCCATCCGAAATTCTCGTCGTTTCCATGCATAGCGAAGCCAGATCCGGCATCAAGAACATTTCTAACGACACCTTTGCATGGAACAAGGTCGGCGGCAAGAAACTCATCCAAGATAAGGTAAACATCGTGAGTGCCTACCGCATCAAGGGGCTCGACACAATGGCGGTAATCCTCGTCGATGTGGAAGAACCGACCGAGACAAGCAAGCGCGAAGACTGGAAACGCCTTCTGCTCGTTGGCGCCACCCGCGCCAAGAAACTGCTGACCGTCATCCGAAAGAAAGCGTAA
- a CDS encoding GyrI-like domain-containing protein, which produces MPFDFKKEYKEFYMPKGKPEIVTVPKINYIAVRGKGNPNEEEGEYKKSIELLYGIAYTIKMSKKGDHKIKGYFDYVVPPLEGFWWQENLDGIDYSHKENFQWISVIRLPDFVTKTDFDWAIEEATRKKKIDFSKVEFLEIEEGLCVQCMHSGSYDDEPATVAAMDKFIADNGYENDISDTRRHHEIYLSDARKVAPEKLKTVIRHPIKKK; this is translated from the coding sequence ATGCCTTTTGACTTTAAAAAAGAATATAAAGAATTCTACATGCCGAAAGGCAAACCCGAAATCGTCACTGTTCCGAAGATAAACTACATCGCGGTGCGGGGCAAGGGCAACCCGAATGAAGAAGAGGGCGAATACAAAAAGTCCATCGAACTTCTGTACGGCATAGCCTACACCATCAAGATGAGCAAGAAAGGAGACCACAAAATCAAAGGCTACTTTGATTACGTGGTTCCGCCGCTAGAAGGATTCTGGTGGCAAGAAAATCTTGACGGAATCGATTACAGCCACAAGGAAAATTTCCAGTGGATTTCAGTCATTCGACTCCCCGACTTCGTCACCAAAACCGATTTCGATTGGGCAATCGAAGAAGCGACACGCAAAAAGAAAATAGACTTTTCGAAAGTCGAATTTCTCGAAATAGAAGAAGGGCTTTGCGTGCAGTGCATGCATTCCGGCTCATACGACGATGAGCCTGCAACTGTTGCAGCAATGGACAAGTTCATCGCTGACAACGGCTATGAAAATGATATTTCGGACACGAGGCGTCATCACGAGATTTACCTTTCTGACGCACGCAAAGTCGCCCCAGAAAAGTTAAAGACCGTCATCCGCCACCCGATTAAAAAGAAATAA